GGGGTCGACTTTGACGCCTCGCAGCTTGAGCGTGAGTTTTCCGATGTCGTGCGATTTGAGCATCGCGCGGACGGCGCCTGTCGAAATCTCGGACGATTCCAAAATCTCGTAGTTGGCGAAAGCGGGGGCGGGGAGCGGCTTTTCGCTCGTCACGTAAGCGATGCCTGGCGAAATCAGGTGTGTTGTTGCGTCGTGGGCGATGGCGACCACTCCAAAGAGGTGGCTGCGGAGCAACACCGGCGCGGGTTCTGCGATGAACTTTGAAATCCCGCCGAGTGGCAAGTCGGATTCGCTGCTCGATGTGCGGTAAATGCGGTCGCGGCCTTCGAGCTCGTAATTGTGGTCGTATTGCGATTGTTCGCTCTCGTTGCGAGCTTCGCGCTTCTCGTCGCGGGCGAACGTCCAGTTGGCAATTTCGTTTCCTGTTTTGTCGACCATTACAGCGCGGACTTGGTCTGGATTTTGGGCGAGTTCGCCGAACAGCACTAAGCATTCGCGGCAGTCCGTGCGGGAGCCAATGTACAAGATTTCTGTGCCTCGCGGAATTTCGCAAATGGGGTAGCCAGGCGGAATTTTTGCCATGCCGCCTTTGTAATGCTTTGAAATCTCGATGACTTCTTCGAATGTGGGCGTGAGGTTGCGCAGGTCACGCTGATTCTCGCCTTCGATCGCTCGACGGGCAGGGTCAATCGTGAAATAATCGGCTTTGGGGCGGGTGAGCGTCGCATTCTTGGAATCGTTTTCTTTGGCGACTTCGCGGACATCTCCGAGAATGGTGTGTGCGTTGCAGGCTTCTGGCGAAACGCCACGCATTATGCAACTGTTGTAGCGATACATTGCAAGGCGGTTTTCGTCGAGGTCAACGCCAATTGCAGTTAGTTCCTTCGGCAAAAAGAAGGAATCGCCACCCATGCCACAGCAAAGGTCATGAACAGTTTTGCCGACGGCTTCGGGGCCGCTTGGCCACAAGTTTGCTTTCCAGCGTCCGATATCTTGCGCGGTGCTCTGTTCCAGCGCTAGTTTGTCGCAAAGGAGGAATGCGGTACTCTCGATTCCGAATTTCTCGCGGAATTTCGGCACAAGCGCCATATAGTCCATAATGACGGCTCGTTCTTCGTTGCTGAATTCCTTGGCAAGTTGCGTCGAAACTTGCAATGCATCCAATTTTTTCTTGGTTGCAAGCTTGATGAAATCCTGAACTTTAGCCGAAGTGAGTAAATCCGCGTTGAACATGCTAGAAATTTAATTTTTATGCGGGAATTTTACAATTTAAAATTTTGAGGATTGCCGATAAAGATGTATTTTTAAGGAAGAAAAGGACTGGGTTGGTATGAAGTTTTTGAAAAATCTTGCGGCGTGCGTGTCTTGCGCTTTTGTTGCTTTGCTAATGCAATCTTGTGGTGACGATACGGCATTGTCACCTGTTTATGCTTTGAGTTCTTCGTCTGTGCAAGAATCTTCGTCATGTCATTCCGGACTTGATCCGGAATCTTCATCGAGCGTGCCGGAGTCCTCGGCTCAAGAATCGTCGTCATCTTTTGAAAATTTATCATCTTCAGGCCAAGATGTAGGTGGTTCCTCGTCCTCGGAAACCTCTTTGTCGGCGGGGACAGAATCGTCTTCATCCGTCGCGACATCGTCTGCGGTAGAACCGACGTCGTCTGAAACGTTGCAGAGTTCCTCCTCGTCCGAAGCTCAGTCATCGGCGGCAGAATCCTCGTCATCGCAAGCGTCTAGTTCTTCTTCGAAAACTCCAAGCTCATCTTCCGCTCAACCTATAAAAATTGACTTTTACAATGGCGCGGATATTTCCGAAGTCCAGGAATACGAACGAAATAACACAAAGTTTTACGATGTCGATGGCAAAGAAAGCGACATTTTTACGATTCTAAAAAATCACGGATTCAACTCCATTCGCTTGCGCACGTTTGTATCGCCTAAGGCAAAGTACGGCTATGCGGCAAGCGGTTGCGGTCATGATTCCGAAGCGTATGGTGACAAGGACCATGTGGTCGCTTATGCGAAAAAAGTAAAGGCTGCGGGCATGGGGCTCCTTGTGGATATCCATTACAGCGATGTCTGGGCGGATCCTGGCAAGCAGATTATCCCCGAACGCTGGCGTAACGTGAACAACGCTGATGCGATGGCTGATTCCGTGTACGCATACACCAAGGATTTGATGATTGCTCTTAAGAATGCTGGCGCAACGCCGGACATGGTGCAGGTTGGCAATGAAACGACTCCTGGCATCTTGATCCACAAGCCAAACAGCAAAACAGACTGTTGGGGAAATGGTGTCGATAAGGCGGCGACTTCCGTCAATGGCGATATGGGAACTGCCGCAGGCAAGGCAAATGCCGCCAAGTATTTCAATGCTGGCATCAAGGCTGTTAAAGAAGTCTCACCGACAACGAAAACGGTGCTTCACATTGAACGTATCCGCAAAGAAGAAACAGTTAAATGGTGGATGGGTGTCATCTTTGATGACTATAAAATCCCTGCCGATGTGATGGGTTTCTCTGCTTACACAGCATATGGTGACGGCACACCCGATAAGTGGAAGAATTTGTTCAATACGATTACGACAAAGTATTCAAAATTGGAATTTATCGTTGCAGAATACAACGGTGGTGATTCCGATAACCACTACAATTTCGACAAATCCCGCCAAAAGACTCGTGAATCCGTCCGTGAAATGAACCGTTGGATCGGCTCCTTCTTCTGGGAACCGACTATCGGCGGCGCGTGGGGTTCGGGACTTTTTGACTGGCGCGGTAAAGACCTTTACGCAAACGCCAAAGCTTTCGAAGAGTTTTTCTAGGAACTAAACTTCCGCCGCCATTATGTCGGCAACGTCTTCCAGAATGATTCCCTTGAGGGCGTTTCTAAGCATAATATTCAATATGATATACTTTATAGGCCCAGGTGCAGGGATTATGTGGTATTTTATAGTCACAGCCAAGGCTAAGTGAAGCCGAATCTTTTTCCCGAACATTTCGTCTGGTTGAATTGATCTGCCAAAATATGCGGCTGTAAATTCCACCCAGTAATCGCGCAACTGTTGTTCTGTCATGTGAAATATTTGTTGCACGCTTTTTTTGGTACAAAGAATGTTGGTAAACATGTACAGAAAGGCTATATCAAAAAGGTAATGCCCATAGCCGAAATCGCCCATGTCTATCCAGTAATTTTCACCGGTCTTGTTTGAATGTACGATATTGCCAGGCTGGAAATCGTACTGTAGGCATCCATAGCTGTCAGGAACTAGCTCTATAGTGGCCTTCAAGATATCTTTGTACTTCTTGAATGTGAATAGCTTTGGAATGGCCTTGCGTATGGTTTCTTTATAGCACAAGAATTGGGTTGGGTCGCAGTTTATGCCATGAAATTTTTTCGCTTCTTCGGCGTGGATTTTGGCAATGCGGGGCAGGTCACTTGGATTGTCGTGAATCATCCTTGTGAACGAAATTTTTTCTTGCACTTTCTCATAGATTATGCCAAGGCGTCCCGATTGACTTTCTTCAACCATTTCGATTGCTGCAGGAGTTTTAAAGCCGACGGAAGCGATCTTTCTAGAATTTTCAAACTCTGCGATAATGTCTTCCTTGCGCCCCTCTGGTTTCATGAGCTTGAGCATAATGCTCGAATCTGTTTTAGAAAAGTAGCTTTCTCCGAAAGCCCCTTCCCCTTGCAATTCCCAGTCATTTAAATTGATCTGTTTGTAATTCATAATTATGAATATAAACAAAAAGGCGACTCAGTGATTGTCTGGTCGCCCTTTTTTCGAATTTTTTGCGGTTAAACAAATATTTTGTGATACCCGTTAAGCAAATGCTCTTTCGTCAAGGCATTTTTCAAGCTCGACAATGATGTCATCCTTGTTGTAGCCTTTGCCGATGAACACGACCTGGTTCTCGCGGTCGCCAAATTGAGTGTCCCAGTTTTCTTTGATTTCTGGATTGTCGTCAATGTACGATTGCTTTACATCTTCGCTCAATGCGTCAATCCAATACGAAACGGGCAAAATCGAGGAATTTCTGCCGGCCTGTTCGAATAGCTGTACGTCCTTGCTGGCATCCGAGAACCAGATGTAGCCCTTGGAACGGATGAGCTGTGACGGGTATCTGTTGTTGACAAATTCCATAAAGCGTGTTCTGTTAAACGGGCGCCTGGCTTCGAAAACAAACGATGTGATTCCGTATTCGTCTACGCAACCATTGTTCTTTCGACCTGGCTGGGTTAATGTTGCGGTAGCCTTTTGAATGGCCGAAGAGGAATCAATTTGATCGTAGTTGAACGGCTTTGTTGTCATTATTTTTTCGATGTCGATATCGCCGTTGACGGAATGGATAATCGGAGCACGCGGCTGGAAATCGCGAACGATAGATTCCACTTCCTTGAGCTGGTCTGCGCTGAGCAAATCGCACTTGTTCAAAATGATGAAATTGCAGAATTCAATCTGGTCGACAATCAGTGTCGAAATTTCTTCATCGCTCAAGTCGTACTTTTCGGCGAGGCTATCTCTTTCTTCTTTTTTCTGCTTTAATTCGCTAAGGAATTCGCGGTAAATTCTATCGCCATCGACGACTGTGACGATGGAAGTCAAGTAGACATTCGTATTTGGATTGTCTTCTTCGTAAGCGAGGAAACTGGCGCTCACCGCACCCGGGTCGCTGATGCCGGAGGCTTCGACAAACACGACTTCAATGGAATCGAGGTTGGAAATTTTTTCAACATGTTCAATGAATTCATCGCGCAACGTGCAGCAGATGCAACCGTTTTGCAATTCGAACATCGGGCATTCGGTGACGTTCGAACCGTTCTTTTTCAAGATTTCGGCATCGACATTGATGCTTCCCATATCGTTTACGATGAGGGCGACTTTTCTCTTTTCTTGTTTGAGAAGATTGTTCAAAAGCGTGGTTTTACCCGACCCCAAATACCCGGTGATGAGTACCACCGGTTTCTTATTCTTTTTCATAAGAATCCTTTGCTAAAAATTATGTAATTATGTTGTTAGGTCGCTAGGCGGCAGTTCTCACAGAGTCCGTAAAAAACAGTGCGGAATGGATCAAGTGCAAAACCGTGTTCTGCCATCAGGTGCGAACTCAGCTGTTCAAGATCGTGACATTCGAGATGGATGAGCGTGCCGCATTTTTCGCACTTCAGGTGAAAATGCGAAACTTCTTTGTGGCATTCTTCGCCCATGTATTGGAAGCAGGCGGCATTCTGTTCGCCAAGGAAATACTTTTGAACAACGCCCATCGCCACAAACTTTTCAATCTGGCGATAGATAGTTGCAATGCCGATAGAAATGTTCTGCTTCTGGAAATAAGTCGCCACGTCTTCTGCTGTGAAATGGCGGCCCTGCATCGCTTTGAAGCAGGAAAGGAGAAGTTCCTGCTGTTTTGTTTTGTATTTAATAACGCCCATGCTTATCTCGAAATTTGATAACTGTTATCAAATTATACTAAAGTAAAAGATATTTGGCAAGGGGAAAGGTATATTTACGGTTCCACTCTAAAAATAAACTTGTTCTTTAGGCGACTTTCATGGCCTTTGTTTTGTACGCTTTTTCCGAGTGCATCTACGCGCTTTGTTTGCGCATTCGGTTTTTTCGAGGCGTCTAGCCGAGAGCTCGTCGCGCGCTTCTTGTGAATGTCGCGGATTCCTGTCGTTTCTTCGTGCAATACAATAGCGATGCTATCGAGAATCGGATTTCCGACGCCTTCGATGTAGTCGTGAGAAACTTCCCAGACCATGATGCCGGCGTAACCGTTTTCCTTGACCCAACGCGATTTGACGGTGGAAGAATGCGGGTCTTCGAAGGTCACGTATCCGGTCGAAGATACGCCGTAGGGTTCTACAGCGACGCTGTCATAGAAGTATTTCCAGTCGGTATTTGTGACGATATCCTTGTATGCGATTTGCTTGGCGGTACCTTTGGTAAAGTCGGTGCCAGGGCCTGTTGCTCCTTGAAACTGAAAGCCAAATGAGGGTATGCCAAAGACCATCTTTTCTGTCGGGACGCCACGCTTTTTCCAATAGTCGCGCGTTTCTTCCCACGACCAGGTGGTATAACCTTCGTGCGGGTAGAGCGGCGAATCGAACATGGCTTTTTCGTCCCAGTCGCCGGTGATGTCGTAGGTCATGAATCCGAACCAGTCCAAGTTTTTCACGAGGACTTCGGCTGTGAACCATTTCCCGTAATAGGGCGAGCAGGGAAGTGCTGCCGAAAGGCTTTTGTCTTTGGGGAGGGCTTCGCGTAGCTCTGTGAGCAATTTGCTGTAGGCGATAGTGTCTGCCTCGGGGACGGGATTGTATTCCCATTCCCAATCCATGTCAAGACCATCAAGATTGTGGTCTGCGACGTATTTGACGAGGTTTGCGATGAATTTTTGACGGAGCGCATCGTTTGATGCTACGGGCACAAAATTGTCGCTCTGTCCGCCACCGCCAAGCGAGACGATGACTTTTGTACCGGCCGCATGGGCGAGCGTTACCATTTCGTCAAGGGCTCTGGGGTCTTCTGCTGCATCGCCTTTGAGCGTCCCGTCCGTGTTAGGCGTGATGAAACTCCACAGCACATGCGTTAATTTGTTGTACGGAACTTTATCTACAGTGTAGGCGGGCTTGTGCCATTTGCCCCAATCAGGGTAATAGCCGATAAACAGCGGTGCTGCCCACGCGGAGCAAATTCCGCCGAGCATGCAAAATGCTTTAAGTAAGTTTCTTGTACTAGACATATTTGTAATTTAAGTTTTTTTTATAAAAAAAGAGCGTACATTTCTGTACGCTCAGTTGTCAATCTCACCTCAATTTGGAAGTCACCCATTTACATTATTACTTCACGACCTTGTAAGTCTTGTTGCCAACAATGACGAGGAAGTTGCCTCTGCTGTTGATGCGGACTTCTTGCATGGGGGAGCTTGTCTTTGCAGACTTGAGCACGCGACCATTCATGTCCGTCACGGCGAACTTGGAGCCGACTACAGCGTTTTCAATAACGATGGCGCTGTTGGTGGACCAAACTCTTACGTTGTTGTTCAATCTGATTGTGGTGTTGATGGCCTGTTCCGGTTCCGGCTTTGCGTTCACCTTGTAGAGCTTGCAAGATTCGAACGAATAGAACGTCGTATCCTTAGCAATCTTGACACCGTTGTGTTCGTTGGCGGTGACTTCCTTTTCAGTCACTTCCGGCTTCGGCTTCCAAATCTTGAACGTTCCGCTCAAGTGGAGCATGGCGAGGTAGTGCACCAAGCCATCGTAGTAGCGGTACTGACCAGTCATGAGGCTTGCGTCCCAAGCCATCTTGAGATTCTTCTTGACGGCTTCATCATACTTTGAATCGTTGATCAAAGCCATTGCTGCCACAGCGTTTGCGCCAGTTTCGCCAAGCGTGTACTGTTCCTGCGGATTGGAACCGTCCCAGTTGAAACGGGCATGCTTGTAGTTGTCCTTTTCGAAGAAGTCGATGATGCGGCGGGCCATTTCTTCTTGGCGTGCAGAATCAGCACCGAAGAGGTAGTAGTCCATACCGAAGTTCATAGCGCAGCGCATGGCATCGTACATGTACTTTTCAGCATTGCCGTTGTAGCTTACGCCGTGCGGAGTACCGTCGAAGTTGTTGTAATCCGAGAACAAGCCGGACTTTGTGTTGGAGGATTTGTACAAGTGATCGCGTGTAGCCTTTGCAGCCTTGCTCCACTTATCCTGATTGGAGGTGGACCAGCGAGCGAAAAGATCAACGTAAGCCGGCAAGTCGTAAGACGGGTCGGAGAAGTTGTTTTCGTTGCCCTGCGGCTGGAACGTGATAACGTAATGTTGCGGGTTGAAAAGGCTATGCTGGCCGTTGTCCCACATCTTCTTCAAGATGTACTGGGCATCGTCCATGTACTTGCTGTCATTCCAGCGGTTCGCTGCAAAAAGTAGCGACATCATAAAATACATTTCGCCGTCCGGAGCGCAGTTGTCGTCACCGCCGGAACCGCTTTCGTTGCGCTGCCAAGCGAAGTAGCCATCCCAGCCACCGCTCTTGTGCCACATGTGGTTCTTGGCCCAGTTCCAGAGCTTGTCGAATTCTTCTTTGTGGCCGGTCTGCACAGCAATCATCATACCGTAAGACATGCCTTCAGAACGGACGTCTCTGTTGTTCACGTCGAGAATGTAAGCTTCGTTGCCCTTGTCGTAATAGACCTTGGAATTGTTGTCGCCCTTAAAATAATGGTTCCACAACTGATCCATTTTTTCCTGGATTTCTTCGTCGGTCTTGCCCAAGACGGTCTTGAACGGGCTTTCATAGTTACCGGTGTAGTAAGCGCCGGAATAGTTTTTTTCTTTATCGCAGTCCGGGCCGTAGTAGGCGCCGTTTTCGTCAAAGAAATTACCTGCGGTATCGGCTGCAGTGGCCATAGCGGCACTGAACAGCAAAGAGAGAGAGAATGCAGAAAGTTTTGTTGATTTCATGACAACAATTATATTTTCATTTAGGTCGTTTTTATAGTGGTTTCGTTAAAATCTCGATGTAAGTTTTTACAACAAAAACGCAGAATTTGTGAATCTGCAATTATATTGGATTTTGGTAAAGTTTTATTTTCGCTTTAGCTCTGCAACGTAATCTGCGGCATCAACAAAATCTTGTGCGTGTTCTATGGCGATGACGGTGTGGCCTGCGTTACAAAGCCCGTGAATGAGGCCGAGCAACTGCTGAATATCCTTTTGATGGAGACCGCGGGCGGGTTCGTCAAAGAGGAATAGCGTGTTTGGCGCTTTGGCACGTGCGAGCGTGATGGAAAGCCTGAGTCTTGCGCGTTCGCCGCCGGAGAGGTGCGCTGTCGTTTGTCCGAGTTTCAGGTAGTCAAGGCCTGTGTCTACGAGCGGTTTTAGCTTTTCGGCGAACGGCTTCATGTTTGTGAATAGCTTGTATGCACTGCCGATTTCCATGTCCAAAATATCGGCGATGGAAAGCGACTTGAATCGGATTTCCAAGACTTCATCGCGGAAGCGCTTGCCGAGGCACACGGGGCATTCGGATTCTTCGTAACCGAGCGGATCGTAGATGACGCCTTCGCCTTTGCAGTTCTCGCAACGGCCACCGGGGGCGTGCATGCTGAATTTGGAGGCGGTGTAGCCGCGCACTTTGCTTTCGGGGAGCTTCGCAAACAAGTCTCGCAATAGCGTGGTGAGGCCGATGGCACTCAAGACGGTGCTGCGCTTACTCCCGTGAAAATCTCCGGTCGTGAGAATCGAAAGAGCGTCGATGCCGAGCTTTTTGAATTCTTCGGCTTTGGCACGTTTGGCGATGTTTTCGAAAAGGAGTGTCGATTTTCCGCTGCCGCTTTGGCCTGTAATCACGCTGAATTTGTTGATGGGGAAGGTGGCGTTTACCGGCGCCATGTCGAACTTCGCGAAGTTCTTGACGAGGATTGCTGCGCTTTCTTTGGGGCTATGGATTGCCGCCGAGCGGGAATCCCCTTTTACTCCTAATTCCTTAATCCACTTTCCTGTGGGCGATTCCGGATTGTTCATCACTTCGTCGCGAGTACCTTGGAACAAAATCTCGCCGCCTTTTTCGCCTGCGCCTGGCCCCATTTCAATGATGTAATCAGCTCGCTTGATGATTTGCGGATTGTGTTCGATAAGCACGAGCGTGTTGCCGCGCTTGCGGATTTTTTCGAGGACTTTCCAAAGTGCAGAGACGTCACTAGCATGGAGACCGCTAGCGGGTTCGTCAAGGGCTATCAAAAGACCATTCAAGTGACCTGTGCTGAGGCTTGCGAGCTTGAGTCTTTGCAATTCACCTCCCGAAAGCGTTTGACCTGCGCGCCCTGGCGTGAGGTAGCCAATGCCCAAATCGTTGATGGCTTCAATACGGTCGAGGAGCGAATTGAATGTCGC
The DNA window shown above is from Fibrobacter sp. UWB2 and carries:
- a CDS encoding glycoside hydrolase family 18 protein, which encodes MSSTRNLLKAFCMLGGICSAWAAPLFIGYYPDWGKWHKPAYTVDKVPYNKLTHVLWSFITPNTDGTLKGDAAEDPRALDEMVTLAHAAGTKVIVSLGGGGQSDNFVPVASNDALRQKFIANLVKYVADHNLDGLDMDWEWEYNPVPEADTIAYSKLLTELREALPKDKSLSAALPCSPYYGKWFTAEVLVKNLDWFGFMTYDITGDWDEKAMFDSPLYPHEGYTTWSWEETRDYWKKRGVPTEKMVFGIPSFGFQFQGATGPGTDFTKGTAKQIAYKDIVTNTDWKYFYDSVAVEPYGVSSTGYVTFEDPHSSTVKSRWVKENGYAGIMVWEVSHDYIEGVGNPILDSIAIVLHEETTGIRDIHKKRATSSRLDASKKPNAQTKRVDALGKSVQNKGHESRLKNKFIFRVEP
- a CDS encoding ATP-binding cassette domain-containing protein, producing the protein MLDFISLRGCRLHNLKNVNAQFPLGKITVVCGPSGCGKSTLVMDTLHGESKRRYLETLSPFAADLLGGKRTIPLDSAEGLPASLAIAATRGEAPAKASALSIAECDNALRTLFAAFAKPACPICGAPMVSQSREEIIREIAGMPIGTKLQFLAKIETEKEMGPKPQPQRFGHNSLQADCCDTHLDGSPSQAGNDKKKAQGKSRTTLDKLSAVFLAQGFTRAIADGTMYSLADLLPGEKVLTPKEFFIIVDRIIVRENTRTRIAEAVDGTLKLTHSAITLDIAGERKFYSTKPCCPNASDEQHQSQKSNETVASLDARAFSPYSRTSVCEYCDGTGLILEASESDEDENAECPHCNGLRLKKTYLNATVDEVSYKQILTTEFAELPALLHKIFDNKIGQNLKATFNSLLDRIEAINDLGIGYLTPGRAGQTLSGGELQRLKLASLSTGHLNGLLIALDEPASGLHASDVSALWKVLEKIRKRGNTLVLIEHNPQIIKRADYIIEMGPGAGEKGGEILFQGTRDEVMNNPESPTGKWIKELGVKGDSRSAAIHSPKESAAILVKNFAKFDMAPVNATFPINKFSVITGQSGSGKSTLLFENIAKRAKAEEFKKLGIDALSILTTGDFHGSKRSTVLSAIGLTTLLRDLFAKLPESKVRGYTASKFSMHAPGGRCENCKGEGVIYDPLGYEESECPVCLGKRFRDEVLEIRFKSLSIADILDMEIGSAYKLFTNMKPFAEKLKPLVDTGLDYLKLGQTTAHLSGGERARLRLSITLARAKAPNTLFLFDEPARGLHQKDIQQLLGLIHGLCNAGHTVIAIEHAQDFVDAADYVAELKRK
- a CDS encoding class I SAM-dependent methyltransferase produces the protein MFNADLLTSAKVQDFIKLATKKKLDALQVSTQLAKEFSNEERAVIMDYMALVPKFREKFGIESTAFLLCDKLALEQSTAQDIGRWKANLWPSGPEAVGKTVHDLCCGMGGDSFFLPKELTAIGVDLDENRLAMYRYNSCIMRGVSPEACNAHTILGDVREVAKENDSKNATLTRPKADYFTIDPARRAIEGENQRDLRNLTPTFEEVIEISKHYKGGMAKIPPGYPICEIPRGTEILYIGSRTDCRECLVLFGELAQNPDQVRAVMVDKTGNEIANWTFARDEKREARNESEQSQYDHNYELEGRDRIYRTSSSESDLPLGGISKFIAEPAPVLLRSHLFGVVAIAHDATTHLISPGIAYVTSEKPLPAPAFANYEILESSEISTGAVRAMLKSHDIGKLTLKLRGVKVDPDQEIKRLKPKGKNSATLFYTRLDGEKIAILANSVKNL
- a CDS encoding glycosyl hydrolase family 8 codes for the protein MKSTKLSAFSLSLLFSAAMATAADTAGNFFDENGAYYGPDCDKEKNYSGAYYTGNYESPFKTVLGKTDEEIQEKMDQLWNHYFKGDNNSKVYYDKGNEAYILDVNNRDVRSEGMSYGMMIAVQTGHKEEFDKLWNWAKNHMWHKSGGWDGYFAWQRNESGSGGDDNCAPDGEMYFMMSLLFAANRWNDSKYMDDAQYILKKMWDNGQHSLFNPQHYVITFQPQGNENNFSDPSYDLPAYVDLFARWSTSNQDKWSKAAKATRDHLYKSSNTKSGLFSDYNNFDGTPHGVSYNGNAEKYMYDAMRCAMNFGMDYYLFGADSARQEEMARRIIDFFEKDNYKHARFNWDGSNPQEQYTLGETGANAVAAMALINDSKYDEAVKKNLKMAWDASLMTGQYRYYDGLVHYLAMLHLSGTFKIWKPKPEVTEKEVTANEHNGVKIAKDTTFYSFESCKLYKVNAKPEPEQAINTTIRLNNNVRVWSTNSAIVIENAVVGSKFAVTDMNGRVLKSAKTSSPMQEVRINSRGNFLVIVGNKTYKVVK
- a CDS encoding GTP-binding protein, producing the protein MKKNKKPVVLITGYLGSGKTTLLNNLLKQEKRKVALIVNDMGSINVDAEILKKNGSNVTECPMFELQNGCICCTLRDEFIEHVEKISNLDSIEVVFVEASGISDPGAVSASFLAYEEDNPNTNVYLTSIVTVVDGDRIYREFLSELKQKKEERDSLAEKYDLSDEEISTLIVDQIEFCNFIILNKCDLLSADQLKEVESIVRDFQPRAPIIHSVNGDIDIEKIMTTKPFNYDQIDSSSAIQKATATLTQPGRKNNGCVDEYGITSFVFEARRPFNRTRFMEFVNNRYPSQLIRSKGYIWFSDASKDVQLFEQAGRNSSILPVSYWIDALSEDVKQSYIDDNPEIKENWDTQFGDRENQVVFIGKGYNKDDIIVELEKCLDERAFA
- a CDS encoding TIGR02172 family protein — translated: MNYKQINLNDWELQGEGAFGESYFSKTDSSIMLKLMKPEGRKEDIIAEFENSRKIASVGFKTPAAIEMVEESQSGRLGIIYEKVQEKISFTRMIHDNPSDLPRIAKIHAEEAKKFHGINCDPTQFLCYKETIRKAIPKLFTFKKYKDILKATIELVPDSYGCLQYDFQPGNIVHSNKTGENYWIDMGDFGYGHYLFDIAFLYMFTNILCTKKSVQQIFHMTEQQLRDYWVEFTAAYFGRSIQPDEMFGKKIRLHLALAVTIKYHIIPAPGPIKYIILNIMLRNALKGIILEDVADIMAAEV
- a CDS encoding Fur family transcriptional regulator codes for the protein MGVIKYKTKQQELLLSCFKAMQGRHFTAEDVATYFQKQNISIGIATIYRQIEKFVAMGVVQKYFLGEQNAACFQYMGEECHKEVSHFHLKCEKCGTLIHLECHDLEQLSSHLMAEHGFALDPFRTVFYGLCENCRLAT
- a CDS encoding glycosyl hydrolase 53 family protein, with product MKFLKNLAACVSCAFVALLMQSCGDDTALSPVYALSSSSVQESSSCHSGLDPESSSSVPESSAQESSSSFENLSSSGQDVGGSSSSETSLSAGTESSSSVATSSAVEPTSSETLQSSSSSEAQSSAAESSSSQASSSSSKTPSSSSAQPIKIDFYNGADISEVQEYERNNTKFYDVDGKESDIFTILKNHGFNSIRLRTFVSPKAKYGYAASGCGHDSEAYGDKDHVVAYAKKVKAAGMGLLVDIHYSDVWADPGKQIIPERWRNVNNADAMADSVYAYTKDLMIALKNAGATPDMVQVGNETTPGILIHKPNSKTDCWGNGVDKAATSVNGDMGTAAGKANAAKYFNAGIKAVKEVSPTTKTVLHIERIRKEETVKWWMGVIFDDYKIPADVMGFSAYTAYGDGTPDKWKNLFNTITTKYSKLEFIVAEYNGGDSDNHYNFDKSRQKTRESVREMNRWIGSFFWEPTIGGAWGSGLFDWRGKDLYANAKAFEEFF